AGCGTGTTCCTCAGGCACCGCTGGAAAGTGATAGCCGGTGCGTTCGCCTTCTTCGGATTGAGCTTTCTCATCGTTCCCACGCTTCGTCAGGAATTCATGCCGACGGAGGACATGGGGCGCTTCATGATACGCCTGCAGACCAGACCCGGATCATCGATCGAATTCACGGATGAACGGACGAGGGAGGTCGAGGCATACCTGGCGAAACGGCCGGAGGTCGATCGCTACTTCTCCATCATCGGCGGTTTCGGCGGCGGCGATGCAAGCTCAGGCATGGTCATGGTTTCGATGAAGGAGAAGGGAAAGCGCGGATGGAACAAGAAGCTCGGCAGAGCGCCGACCGCACAGGACATGATGGCTCTATGCCGCACGGAATTGAAATTCATAACCAATGCGCGGCTCACCATGTTCGATCCCTCCGTGCAGAGTTTCGGTGTCGGCGGCGGACGCCCGGTGGAATTCTCAGTGCAGGGACCGGAATGGGAAAATCTCGTCTCGAACTCACAGACGATGATGGATGCTCTCGGCAAGACCGGGCTTGTGTCCGACCTCGATACGAGCTATCGCCTCGGCATGCCGGAGATACAGGTGGTCCCGGACCGCAATCGCGCCGCGGCCTACGGCGTGAGCGTAGCCTCCATCGGGCAGATAATCAACGCCATGATAGGCGGTGTCGTCGTCGGCGATTATGCAAGGAACGGTCACCGCTACGATATACGCGTCAAATTGAAGGAAGACAAGCGCGACAAGATGGAGCGCATACGCGGGCTGTACGTACGCAACAATCGCGGCGAGCTCATTCCCCTCTCCGATGTCGTCAAGATATCGATCAAACCGGTCCTGCAGTCGATACAGCGAAAGAACCGCCAGCGCGCGATAACCATCTCCGCGAACGTTGCACCGGGAAAATCGCAGCGGACGGCGCTCGATACCGTTGAAGCCACGGCACGGAAGGTACTGCCTCCGGGATACTACATCTCCCTCGGCGGCAATGCCCTCACCTTCCAGCAGTCGTTCAATGACCTCTATTTTGCGATGCTCCTCGGCATCATCGTCGCCTATATGGTGCTGGCATCGCAGTTCAACAGTTATGTGGACCCCATATCCATTCTCCTTGCGCTCCCGTTCACGTTCACCGGTGCGTTCATCGGATTGAAGTTGACCGGCCAGTCGCTCAACATCTACAGCCTTATCGGCCTTATCCTCCTCATGGGTCTCGTGAAAAAGAACTCGATATTGCTCGTCGATTTCACGAACAGGATACGTGAAGAGGGAGAAGGCGACGTGACAAAGGCGCTGCTCAAGGCATGTCCGATACGTCTGCGCCCCATTCTCATGACGTCCATGGCGGTCATCGCCGGCGCGGTGCCGATAGCCTTCGCACTGGGACCAAGCGCGGAAAGCCGCATCCCGATGGGCGTTACCATACTCGGCGGCATGATAGTATCGATGGTGCTCACGCTCTTCGTGGTACCCTGCGGCTATTCGCTCTTATCGCAAGTGGAAGGGAAGAAAGCGCATCACCTCATTGATGTGGACAAGATACTGAAGAAGCACAAAATTCAGGGATAATATCCACCGCCGTCGCGATTGTTTTTTTCTGCACATCGCTGTACACTGCCGGAATGATACCCCGATCGAGGAGTTGCACATGAAAGCCGGGACAGTTCTTGGAAAGATCAAGGAATATATCGGCATCATCGCCATCGTGATAGCGTTCGCCGCCGCGGCTGTCGTGGTCGCGCTCAATAATATCACGATAAGCAGGGACGTGAACTATACGGTACAGCCGGGAGACACGGTCGCATCCATCGCGAAGGCGTACAGCACGACCGTGCAGAAGATAGTCGACATCAATTATCCCGACGTCACCGAAAACTCGAAGCTTACCGTCGGTGCAAGCATTCGCATACCGAAAGGCGCGCAGGGCAAAACAATAACCGTACGCATCGCCCACTGGCAGCTTGAGCCGGGCGTACGCGACGGCATCATCTACATGGCCAAGGAATATCAGAAGCTCCATCCCAACGTGGTCATAGCACAGAACGCCGTGCCGGAGACCACCTACAATCAGTGGTTCACCACGCAGATGGTCGGCGGCACACCGGCCGATCTCATGGAGCTCGGCAAAGTGGCCCAGCCCCTCATGGTCACGTATTACATGCGTTATTTCGTACCCCTCACCGAATATGTAACGCAGCCCAACCCGTACAATAAGAACAATGAGTTCGCGGGAGTATCGCTGCGCGACACGACGAAGGACGGGCTTAAGAACGCATACATACCGGAAGTACAGGAATACATGGGCATCGGTCTCTCGCAATTCCTCGTGCGTATGTATTACAACAAGACGCTCCTCT
This is a stretch of genomic DNA from Spirochaetota bacterium. It encodes these proteins:
- a CDS encoding efflux RND transporter permease subunit translates to MTLSDLSIKRPVFAWMLMFALIVFGGIAFVRMGVSKLPDVDAPIISVSFSMAGASPEIMETDVVDIAESAFMTIPGVKLITSSTRYGGARVTIEFEMGRDMSVAQQDVQGKLLQVQRRLPKDLDPASITKTNPEDQPIMFLTLESETIARKDLMSYVRDVLRDQFTKIAGVGDVTTGGYIDPNLRVWIDDAALRRYDLSVVDIINTVANEHSEAPAGYVQSGAKEFNVRTLGEASTVDEFKRLTISTRGGQPNYLPIKVGQVADVLEGTADIRSISRAMGRNAVSLGIIKQRGVNEVDVAKSVRKKVKELGKMMPAGMQIAVNFDSSQYTERALDDMRFTLILAIILTALVCWVFLGSFSSTFNVLLAIPTSVVGTFIFLYFSGFTLNTFTLLALSLVIGIVVDDAIMMMENIIRHREHGMGKVDAAVVGAREITFPAIATSIAILAIFLPVVFMQGVIGRFFFQFGVTVGIAVMLSLLEAITLTPMRCSQFLTVAPRVTFFGKAVEGSLQWLREKYHAVLSVFLRHRWKVIAGAFAFFGLSFLIVPTLRQEFMPTEDMGRFMIRLQTRPGSSIEFTDERTREVEAYLAKRPEVDRYFSIIGGFGGGDASSGMVMVSMKEKGKRGWNKKLGRAPTAQDMMALCRTELKFITNARLTMFDPSVQSFGVGGGRPVEFSVQGPEWENLVSNSQTMMDALGKTGLVSDLDTSYRLGMPEIQVVPDRNRAAAYGVSVASIGQIINAMIGGVVVGDYARNGHRYDIRVKLKEDKRDKMERIRGLYVRNNRGELIPLSDVVKISIKPVLQSIQRKNRQRAITISANVAPGKSQRTALDTVEATARKVLPPGYYISLGGNALTFQQSFNDLYFAMLLGIIVAYMVLASQFNSYVDPISILLALPFTFTGAFIGLKLTGQSLNIYSLIGLILLMGLVKKNSILLVDFTNRIREEGEGDVTKALLKACPIRLRPILMTSMAVIAGAVPIAFALGPSAESRIPMGVTILGGMIVSMVLTLFVVPCGYSLLSQVEGKKAHHLIDVDKILKKHKIQG